GGCGGTTACGGCAGCGTGGTTAGCGAATTACTCGTTGAAAAAGGCATCAGCACCCCGCTGCTACGCATCGGCTGGCCCGATCAATTCATCGAACACGCCTCGTCCGTCAACGAACTCCGCGAAAAATACGGTCTTACCTCCAAAGCAATTATCGCCCAAATAAAAGCCACCCCCGCAGCCAAAGCCAACAGCAAAGTGACTGCCGCGGCCTGATCAATTGACACGCAAAATTTTCACCGCTTGTTTCCGGCCTGCGAGGTCAATTTTCAATTCCGCCCCTTGTGTGGTCCCCAGCAGTTGTGACCCCAAAGGTGATTGTGGGGTGATGACCAGCACCTCGTTTTTTTCGATTTCAATTTCCGTGCCACCGGCGGATGGGCCGATGAAATAATATGCGCGTTCAGCGGCCTGAGCAATTTCGACCAACGCGCCAATATCAATGCAATCGTCAGTGCTGAATTTCTTGTCCATTAATCCTTCAAACGCCGCGATGGATTCCTCTAAATCAACGACTTTATTGGCTTGGCCGGCCGCGAGATAAGAAGCCTCAAGTCCGCGCGTGTCGTATTTATTCTCAGCCCGATTTTCTTCCGCTGTCGCCTCTGTATGCGATGCTTTTGCAACACGCGTGTACGTTTCCGATTCGGCTTGGAGCTTATTGATGATTTTTTGAATGACTTGGAGCTTAGTCACGGCGGGGGGGGGGGGGGGGGGGTCCCTCCCTTTACCCCTAATTTAAGTTTGCCCCCGCCCCCGCGC
This Limisphaerales bacterium DNA region includes the following protein-coding sequences:
- a CDS encoding GreA/GreB family elongation factor — translated: MTKLQVIQKIINKLQAESETYTRVAKASHTEATAEENRAENKYDTRGLEASYLAAGQANKVVDLEESIAAFEGLMDKKFSTDDCIDIGALVEIAQAAERAYYFIGPSAGGTEIEIEKNEVLVITPQSPLGSQLLGTTQGAELKIDLAGRKQAVKILRVN